A section of the Engystomops pustulosus chromosome 3, aEngPut4.maternal, whole genome shotgun sequence genome encodes:
- the LOC140122892 gene encoding olfactory receptor 10Q1-like produces MDRRNQTSPTEFIFQAFSNSTKFPALLFTLFFFLYLLILMWNFSLMLVIKTDSRLHTPMYFFLFNLSCMDICNTTTVVPQTLYNLISGRPTITFFGCASQMFFIIVFGGAQIVMITNMAYDRFVAITNPLRYKSIMTLKALAVLSATPWVVSTVMGLVMVYFVFQVPFCGGYEINHFFCDAGQVLWITCPKVPIHRVVEVLTFFIILFFFAFNFFFVVVSYILIIRAITKITTKQGQWKAFSTCSSHLNVVVVEYACLGFLYLRPTSAYAIDKDRIFVVAFTFGTPILNPLVYSVRNKAVRCGFQKLL; encoded by the coding sequence ATGGACAGGCGGAACCAGACGTCACCCACAGAATTTATCTTCCAGGCATTTTCGAATTCCACAAAGTTTCCGGCCCTGCTCTTCACGCTGTTCTTCTTCCTGTACCTGCTCATCTTAATGTGGAACTTTAGTTTGATGTTGGTGATAAAAACAGACTCGCGTCTCCACACACCCATGTACTTTTTCCTCTTCAATTTGTCCTGCATGGACATCTGTAACACCACCACTGTGGTTCCTCAGACTCTGTACAACCTGATAAGCGGCAGACCCACCATAACATTTTTTGGGTGTGCCAGTCAAATgttttttatcattgtttttggaGGAGCACAGATAGTGATGATCACCAACATGGCGTATGATCGCTTTGTGGCCATAACTAATCCGCTTCGTTACAAGTCCATCATGACGTTGAAAGCCCTGGCGGTACTTTCTGCAACCCCCTGGGTGGTATCCACAGTCATGGGATTAGTCATGGTATATTTTGTCTTCCAGGTTCCATTTTGTGGTGGATATGAAATCAATCATTTTTTTTGTGATGCTGGTCAAGTATTGTGGATAACATGTCCAAAAGTGCCAATACATAGAGTGGTGGAAGTCTTGACATTTTTTATAATTCTCTTCTTCTTTGCCTTTAATTTTTTCTTTGTCGTTGTTTCCTACATATTAATCATTAGGGCAATAACCAAAATCACCACCAAACAAGGGCAAtggaaagccttctccacctgttctTCACATCTAAACGTTGTGGTTGTGGAATATGCTTGCCTTGGCTTTTTGTATTTGCGCCCCACCTCTGCTTATGCGATAGACAAAGACAGAATATTTGTTGTTGCTTTTACCTTTGGAACTCCCATTCTGAATCCACTGGTGTACAGTGTCAGGAATAAGGCTGTAAGATGTGGATTCCAGAAGCTCTTATAA
- the LOC140122451 gene encoding calcium-binding protein 39, which translates to MPFPFGKSHKSPADIVKNLKESIAVLEKQDISDKKAEKATEEVSKNLVAMKEILYGTNEKEPQTEAVAQLAQELYNSGLLGTLVADLQLIDFEGKKDVAQIFNNILRRQIGTRTPTVEYICTQQNILFMLLKGYESPEIALNCGIMLRECIRHEPLAKIILGSEQFYDFFRYVEMSTFDIASDAFATFKDLLTRHKLLSAEFLEQHYDRFFSEYEKLLHSENYVTKRQSLKLLGELLLDRHNFTIMTKYISKPENLKLMMNLLRDKSRNIQFEAFHVFKVFVANPNKTQPVLDILLKNQSKLIEFLSKFQNDRTEDEQFNDEKTYLVKQIRDLKRPAQQEA; encoded by the exons ATGCCATTTCCCTTTGGGAAGTCCCACAAGTCTCCTGCAGACATAGTAAAGAACCTGAAGGAAAGCATCGCTGTACTGGAGAAGCAGGACATCTCGGACAAGAAAGCAGAGAAG GCCACTGAAGAAGTGTCTAAAAACCTGGTGGCTATGAAGGAGATCCTTTATGGGACAAATGAGAAGGAGCCTCAGACTGAAGCCGTGGCTCAGCTCGCTCAGGAACTGTACAACAGTGGCCTCCTTGGGACTTTAGTGGCTGATCTCCAGCTCATAGACTTCGAG GGCAAGAAGGACGTGGCTCAGATTTTCAACAACATATTACGGAGGCAGATTGGAACACGCACCCCAACAGTGGAATATATATGCACCCAGCAGAATATTCTCTTCATGTTGTTGAAAGG ATATGAATCTCCAGAAATTGCTTTGAATTGTGGAATTATGCTACGGGAGTGTATTAGACATGAGCCACTTGCCAAAATAATTTTGGGGTCTGAGCAATTTTATGACTTCTTCCGATATGTAGAGATGTCAACATTTGATATCGCTTCCGATGCCTTTGCTACATTTAAG gacCTATTAACTAGGCATAAACTCCTGAGTGCTGAGTTTTTGGAACAACATTATGACCGG TTCTTCAGTGAATATGAGAAATTATTGCACTCAGAAAACTATGTGACAAAGAGACAGTCGCTGAAG CTACTTGGTGAACTACTTTTGGATCGACACAATTTTACCATCATGACAAAGTATATCAGCAAACCCGAAAACCTCAAGCTGATGATGAATTTGCTTCGTGACAAGAGCCGCAACATCCAGTTTGAAGCTTTCCACGTGTTTAAG GTATTTGTAGCAAACCCGAACAAGACACAGCCTGTCCTGGACATCCTCCTCAAGAACCAGAGTAAGCTGATTGAATTCCTCAGCAAGTTTCAGAACGACCGCACCGAGGACGAGCAGTTTAATGATGAGAAAACCTACCTAGTGAAACAGATCCGGGACCTGAAAAGACCTGCACAGCAAGAGGCCTGA